The Lonchura striata isolate bLonStr1 chromosome 33, bLonStr1.mat, whole genome shotgun sequence genomic interval ttccccttttctgtttccttttctctctccctaTGCCAAAATTCCTGgaatttcccctttcccttttcctttccctttccccttctcctttttcctttcattttcctcttttcccttttcctctcccttttcccttttcccctttccatttcattttcctttcccctttcccttttgccctcccctttccccatccccatgctggaattccgggaatttcccctttccccatccccagggcATTCCCGAATTCCCGTTTCCCCATCCCCGTGGCATTCCCgaattcccctttccccatccccaggacATTCCCgaattcccctttccccatccccaggacattcccgaattcccgtttccccatccccaggacATTCCCgaattcccctttccccatccccacGGCATTCCCGAATTCCCGTTTCCCCATCCCCGCGGCATTCCCgaattcccctttccccatccccaggCCATTCCCgaattcccctttccccatccccgCAGCATTCCCgaattcccctttccccatccccgCGGCATTCCCgaattcccctttccccatccccaggCCATTCCCGAATTCCCGTTTCCCCATCCCCAGGCCATTCCCgaattcccctttccccatccccagggcattcccgaattcccgtttccccatccccagggcATTCCCGAATTCCCGTTTCCCCATCCCCAGGCCATTCCCgaattcccctttccccatccccgCGGCATTCCCGAATTCCCGTTTCCCCATCCCCGTGGCATTCCCGAATTCCCGTTTCCCCATCCCCAGGCCATTCCCgaattcccctttccccatccccgCAGCATTCCCgaattcccctttccccatccccaggccattcccaaattcccctttccccatccccaggCCATTCCCGAATTCCCGTTTCCCCATCCCCAGGCCATTCCCgaattcccctttccccatccccagggcATTCCCgaattcccctttccccatccccagggcATTCCCgaattcccctttccccatccccagggcATTCCCGAATTCCCGTTTCCCCATCCCCGCGGCATTCCCGAATTCCCGtttccccatccccagggcATTCCCgaattcccctttccccatccccagggcATTCCCgaattcccctttccccatccccgCGGCATTCCCgaattcccctttccccatccccgCGGCATTCCCgaattcccctttccccatccccgCGGCATTCCCGAATTCCCGTTTCCCCATCCCCGCAGCATTCCCgaattcccctttccccatccccagggcATTCCCGAATTCCCGTTTCCCCATCCCCAGGCCATTCCCGAATTCCCGTTTTCCAGGAGAGCTTCGATTACATCGGCAGCTCGCGCCTGGCGTTCGACATGGAGCACGACAAGTTCCCGCTGCGCCTGGAGAACATCGGCGCCttcctggagctgggccaggtccggaattccgggaattcctcCCTTTTCCTGGAATCCCCCGAGTTTCCCCTGAATTTCCCCTGGAATCTCCCGATTTTCCCCTGAAtttcccctggaattccctgAGTGCtcccctggaattccctgggTTTTCCTGGGACTCCCTGAGTTTTCCCTAaatttcccatcccagctctgatttttttcctggaattcccaTTGAGGGCCCCAGAATTCCCACCCTGGTGCTggattttccctgattttcccgGATTTCCGGGTTTCCAGGTGGCCCTGCGGAACGACTCCGTGCTCTGGGTGCACACGGATCCCATCTCCCGGCGGAATGAATCCGTGGAATCCGAGGTGAGCCCGGAATCCCGGGAATGTtctccatcccaaaaatcccagggaATGTTCTGGCCTTCCCGGGATTCCTGGCATTCCTGAAATTCGCAGcattcctggaattcctggcATTTCTAATTGCTGGCATTGGAAGCATTCCCAAACCTCCCAGCATTCCTGGCATTCCCAGCATCCCGTCATTCCCATCATTCCCTCGTTCCCGCTCTTTCCCAGATCCGGTCTGTGCTGCCATCCCCTCATTCCCGCCATTCCCGTCATTTCCAGTATTCCCTCATTCCCTGACATTCCCGCTGTTTCCCAGGTGTGATCCTCACATCCCGGTGTTCCCGCTGTTTTCCAGGTGCCATCcccacattcccacattccctcATTCCCGCTGTTTTCCAGGTGCCATCcccacattcccacattcccacattcccggtgttcccgCTGTTTTCCAGGTGCAATCcccacattcccacattccctcATTCCCGCTGTTTTCCAGGTGCAATCCCTgccattcccagattcccacATTCCCGTATTCCCGCTGTTTCCCAGGTGTGATCCtcacattcccacattcccacattcccgcTGTTTCCCAGGTGCAatccctgccatccctgccattcccacattcccggtATTCCCGCTGTTTCCCAGGTGCAATCCCTgccatccccacatccccacatccccagaTTCCCAGATTCCCGCTGTTTTCCAGGTGCCATCcccacattcccacattcccggtATTCCCGCTGTTTTCCAGGTGCCATCcccacattcccacattcccacattcccagaTTCCCGCTGTTTCCCAGGTGCGATCCCTGCTGCCATTCCCACATCcccacattcccacattcccacattcccgcTGTTTTCCAGGTGCAatccctgctgccatccccacaTTCCGGTATTCCCGGTATTCCCGCTGTTTTCCAGGTGCAATCCCCacattcccagattcccagaTTCCCGCTGTTTCCCAGGTGCAATCCCTGCCATTCCCAGATTCCCGTATTCCCGCTGTTTTCCAGGTGCAGTCCGTGCTGTCGGCGCTGCGCGGGGCCgcccggggctcggggctgtcGGTGCAGGAGCCGGAGGCGTCGCGGCCGCTGCCGCCCTCGGCGCTGCAGCGATTCCTGCGCGCGCGGCGCCTCCTGCCGGGGGCGCTGCTGGCCGACCACCGCGGCGCCTTCCGCAACAGGTACGGAATTCCaaacgggaataacgggaatgacAACGGGATAACGGGAATAACAACGGGATAACAACAGGAGACATGCCGGGGGCGCTGCTGGCCGACCACCGCGGCGCCTTCCGCAACAGGTACGGAATTCCAgggaataacgggaatgacAACAGGATAACGGGATAACGGGATAATGGGATAACAACAGGAGACCTGCCGGGGGCGCTGCTGGCCGACCACCGCGCCGCCTTCCGCAACAGGTACGGAATTCCAGGGAATAACGGGATAACGGGATAACGGGAATGACAACGGGATAACGGGAATGacaacgggaataacgggaTAACAACAGGAGACCTGCCGGGGGCGCTGCAGCGATTCCTGCGCGCGCGGCGCCTCCTGCCGGGGGCGCTGCTGGCCGACCACCGCAGCGCCTTCCGCAACAGGTacggaattccagggaaaatgggaataacGGGATAACGGGAATAACAACGGGATAACGGGAATAATGGGAATGCTGCTGGCCGGCCACCGCGGCGCCTTCCGCAACAGGTACGGAAAAACGGGAATGACAACGGGataacgggaataacgggaataacaACGGAATAACAGGATAATGGGAATAACGGGATAATGGGAATAACAACAGGATAACGGGAATAATGGGAATGCTGCAGGCCGGCCACCGCGGCGCCTTCCGCAACAGGTacggaattccagggaaaatgggaaaaatgggaattctgggagtGCTGGGGCAGGCCAACCCCAGGGCTGCTCAGCAACCACCGCGGCACATTCCAGAACAGGTACGGAAAAACGGGAATTCattctgggaatgctgggacaggcagggctgctcagggaccatTGCGGGGCGTTCCGCAACAGGTAcggaataacgggaataacggggcagggaaaatctgggaattctgggagtTCTGGGAACTGTGGGACAGGTGAAACCCCGGAACGCCAGGTACGTcatctgggaattctgggacAGGTAAAATCCAGGAATTCTGGGCATTCCACACTGGGTACAAATCCAGGAATTCTGGGTGTTCCAGAGGGATTTCAGCTTCCCATGGGAACCCCGTGCTGAAAATCCGGGATTTTTCAGCCGGATCCGGCCCTTCCCacgggaattctgggaatgctCAGACAAGCGCGAGGGAATTGCTCGGACAGGCGGGAGAAAATTCCGGCTTTTTttgggagcagctccctggcccGGAGCCGGCGGCGCCAGAGCCGCAGCTGCGCTTCCCGAGGCCGCTCCCGGCGATTTTTATGGAATTCTTTCCCAGCTGTTTCCTCTCCGCTtccaggggttttttttgggatcaCCCCCCGTGACCCCGCTCCGGCTTTTCCAGAGGAGTTCTGGGATGTGGggcgggaatttgggaatcCCAAAAGCCCCAGAGGGGATCCCTCGGGatcatcccagctttcccaggaATGTGGGAATCTGGAATTCCCATGGAATTCTGGCTGGGATCAGCCGTTGATGGATGATGAAGCACTCATGGATAAAATCCCTTGgaattcctgctttttccttggattttttgggaattttcctcTCCCAGCTCATGGAATTCATTGATAAAACCCCTTGGAattcccatctagaattccgaCTCTTCTTCATTAATCCCGGAAAATCCCTCGGGAGAAGCTCTGGAATTCCAAGGGCTCCTCGTTAATCCCAGAAAACTTTCCAAGAGAAGCTCTGGAATTCCAATTCTTCCTCATTaaaatcccagaaaattccTTGGGAGAAGCTCAGGAATTTTGACCCTTCCTGGCTAAttcctgaaaatcccttgggaaagaaaagctCTGGAATTCCAACCCTTCCTGGTTAATCCCAGAAAATTCCTCGGGATTATCTCTGGAATTCCGACCCTTCCCGGACGGGGAATTCCGGCTCCTTTTCCCAGCGGGGTTTTCCCTCCCTGCGGGCTGGGAATTCCGGACTTTTCCCGGACTTTTCCCGGGTTTATTCCCAGGTATTTCCAGAGCATCTACGACACGGCCGAGAGCCTGGGGCTGCGCTATCCCGAGGGGCTGAGCCCGGAGCAGCGCCTGGAATTCGTCACCGACACCGCCCAGGTGCCCAATCCCGGGAATTCCTGGGATCCGGGATCTGGGAATACCTGGGGTTTGGGATCCGGGAATTCCTGGGATCCGGGATCTGGGAATACCTGGGGTTTGGGATCCGGGAATTCCTGGGGCTCAGGATCCTGGGATTCAGGATCTGGGAATACCTGGGGTTTGGGATTCGGGAATTCCTGGGATCCGGGATCTGGGAATACCTGGGGTTTGGGATCCGGGAATTCCTGGGATCCGGGatctgggaattcctggggtttcggatccgggaattcccgggatcTGGGAATACCTGGGGTTTGGGATTCGGGAATTCCTGGGATCCGGGatctgggaattcctggggtttCGGATCCGGGAATTCCTGGGATCCGGGATCTGGGAATACCTGGGGTTTGGgatccaggaattcctggggCTCAGGATCCTGGGATTCGGGATCTGGGAATACCTGGGGTTTGGGATCCGGGAATTCCTGGGGTTCAGGATGCAGGGGATTCCTGGGGTTTGGGATCCTGGGGATTCCTGGGGTTTGGGATCCTGGGATTCAGGATCCGGGAATACCTGGGGTTTGGGATTCCTGGGGTTTGGGATCTGGGGTTTGGGATCCTGGGGATTCCTGGGGTTTTGGAGCTGGGATTCctagggtttgggatttgggatctgggggattcctgggatttgggatccaaGACATTCCTGGGactggggatttgggatctggggcattcctgggatttgggatttgaaaCCTGGGGGATCCCTGGGATCCAGGGGAttcttgggatttgggatctgggacattcctggggtttgggattcGGGATCGGGGCATTCCTGGGAAGCGGAGGGGACGGAATGCGGAACAGGCGGGAGGAGCCGggcgggatttgggattggcAGAGGGAGGAAAGCTTGGGAAAGGGATGGGAACAAATCCCCAGGGGtttgggaagaggagggaggccgggccggaattcccggaattcccggaattcccggaattcccagaattcccagaattcccggGTTTGTTGCCCCCCGcaggccctggcccaggtggCCACGCTGGTGGCCCGGGCTCTGTTCTCGCTGGCCGGGGGAGCCGCCGGCGCCGCCGAGAGCATCCGGGCGGATCCCAAAACGGTGGGAATGCGCTCCCGGGAATGCTGCGGGCCGGGAAtccacccctgccctggaatTCCCCAGCGCGGAATCCCCGGGATTGGAATCCCCAGTTTTCCTGGGATCCCTGGAAACACGAGGCCATCGTTTTCCTGAAATGCCTGGAATTAGGATCCCAAGTTGTCCTGAAATCCCGGGAATCAGGACCCCACATTTCCCTGGAATGCCCAGATTGGAATCTCCCGTTTACCTGAAATCCATAGAATCAGGATCCCAAATTTTCCTGAAATCCTGGACTTGGAATCCCCAGTATTCCTGAAATCCCTGGAATTAGGATCCCAAATTGTCCTGAAATGCCTGGACCTGAAATCCCTGGAATCAGGACCCCACATTTCCCTGGAATGCCCAGATTGGAATCTCCCGTTTACCTGAAATCCATAGAATCAGGGTCCCAAATTTTCCTGAAATCCTGGACTTGGAATCCCCAGTATTCCTGAAATCCCTGGAGTTAGGATCCCAAATTTTCCCGGGATCCCTGAACTTAGAGTCCACAATTTTCCTGGAATCCCTGGAATCAGAATCCCCGattttcctggaattcccaattttcctggAATTCCCGATTTCCCTTCGATTCCCCatctccccaaattccagctcctTTCCTGGGATCCCCTCCCATCCCTTCCATCCTTTTTCctggggaattccagggaagtTCCCTGAGGGAATTCCGGGTTTTCCGGCAGGTCACGCGGCTGCTCTACGGATTCCTGCTCAACTCCAACAATTCCTGGTTCCAGTCCCTGATCAAACCCGACCAGAGGGGGATCCTGGGTGAGCAGAGACCCGATCCCGCTTTTCCTTGGGAATTCCCGGCCGGaattcctcctcttcctgctgcaATTTCTCTTTTTACTGCTGGGATTGCCAGCtggaattcccattccccagctggaattcccattccccagccGGAATTCCCATTTCCAGTCCTGTTTTACCCATTCCCCAGAGCCAGAATTCCTGTTCCCAATCCCATTGTTCCTGctgttcccattcccgatcccactGTTCCCAATCCCACTGTTCCCATTGTTCCCGTTACTCCAAATCCCGTTCTTCCCATTGTTCCTGCCATTTCCAATCCCGTTGTTCCCGCCGTTCCCGTTCCCGATCCTGTTGTTCCCGTTCCCGATCCCGTTCCCAATCCCGTTGTTCCCGCCGTTCCCGATCCCGttgttcccattcccaatcctgTTGTTCCTGCCGTTCCTGTTCCGATCCGGTTTTTCCCGTTCCCAATCCCGTTTTTCCCACCGTTCCCATTTCCAATCCTGTTTTTCCCACCGTTCCCGTTCCCAATCCCAGTTTTCCCGTTCCCAATCCGATTTTTGCCTTTGTTCCCGTTCCCGATCCAGTTGTTCCCGTTCCTGATCCggtttttcccattcccaatcccaccGTTCCCGTTCCCAATCCCATTGTTCCCGCCGTTCCTGTTCCCGATCCCGTTGTTCCCGTTCTCAATCCTGTTTTTCCCGCCCTTCCCATTCCCGATCCGGTTTTTCCCGTTCCCAATCCCGTTGTTCCTGCCGTTCCCGTTCCCAATCCCGGTTTTTCCCGTTCCCAATCCCGTTGTTCCCACCATTCCCGTTCACGATCCCATTGTTCCTGTTCCCAATCCCGTTGTTCCCGCCGTTCCCGTTCCCAATCCCGGTTTTTCCTGTTCCCAATCCCGTTGTTCCTGCCGTTCCCGTTCCTAATCGCGGTttttcccgttcccgttcccgatCCGGTTTTTCCCGTTCCCAATCCCGTTGTTCCcgccgttcccgttcccgttcctggTTTTTCCCGTTCCCAATCCCGTTGTTCCCTgtgttcccgttcccat includes:
- the NCSTN gene encoding nicastrin isoform X1; protein product: MAAGPGRGWPGRGRDSPGRGRDSLGVLRALLVAALAAAPVRGNSVHRKIYIPLNHTAPCVRLLNATHQIGCQSSLSGDTGVIHVVEREQDLPWALAEGPHPPYVILLDGSLFSREILMRLKGSSRISGLAVAAASPAPEQGFSPGLKCPNDGFGLYSDSYGPQFAHCNGSEWNPDGSGLSYEDFPFPIFLLQDANETQLIKECFRAHNLPPAPGAAPQFPLCALQLQAHMHAAASTVTCMRRSSLQSAFSINPEIVCDPLLDYNVWSSLQPINASARLPPEQRLVLAATRVDSHSFFWNVAPGAEAAVGSFVALLAAAQALQAAPGSQQLPRNVLFVFFQGESFDYIGSSRLAFDMEHDKFPLRLENIGAFLELGQVALRNDSVLWVHTDPISRRNESVESEVQSVLSALRGAARGSGLSVQEPEASRPLPPSALQRFLRARRLLPGALLADHRGAFRNRYFQSIYDTAESLGLRYPEGLSPEQRLEFVTDTAQALAQVATLVARALFSLAGGAAGAAESIRADPKTVTRLLYGFLLNSNNSWFQSLIKPDQRGILGEQRPDPAFPWEFPAGIPPLPAAISLFTAGIASWNSHSPAGIPIPQPEFPFPVLFYPFPRARIPVPNPIVPAVPIPDPTVPNPTVPIVPVTPNPVLPIVPAISNPVVPAVPVPDPVVPVPDPVPNPVVPAVPDPVVPIPNPVVPAVPVPIRFFPFPIPFFPPFPFPILFFPPFPFPIPVFPFPIRFLPLFPFPIQLFPFLIRFFPFPIPPFPFPIPLFPPFLFPIPLFPFSILFFPPFPFPIRFFPFPIPLFLPFPFPIPVFPVPNPVVPTIPVHDPIVPVPNPVVPAVPVPNPGFSCSQSRCSCRSRS